The Mesoterricola silvestris sequence CGTGAGGGCCCTGATCAAGGCCCTTGCGAAAAAGAGCGGCAAGCCCATCAGCATACTCAACCTACCGCTCCAGCTCGTCACCGTGAGCTTCGAGAACCTGCCGTTCGACAAGGCTCTGGCCCATGTCCTCGCCGCGGGGGGCCTGGATTTCCGCATGGTGGATGGCGTCTGCGTGGTCGGCCAGTCCGTGGATCTCCGGCTGCAATACCCCCAGGCCACGGACGGGGAACTGGACGCCACCTACCGGTGCCGGCGGGTGGGCGCCGCCACCCTGGCTTCCACCCTCACCAACCTCCTGCCCGGGATCAGGGCCTTCCCCGGCCCCCTGTTCCTGTCGCCGGAACTCAAGGATTCGTCCGGCGCGGACACCCAGGGGGGACAGGTCAAGACCTTCGGCGCCACGGACACCTCGTACCGCACCCACGACGTGGTCATCTCCGGCCCCGCGGACCTGGTCCGCAGGGCCCTGACCCTGGCCCAGAAGTTCGACCGGTCCCGCAGGATGGTGCGGCTCAAGGTGAAGATCATCACCATCAACGAGAGCGCCAAGAAGAACCTGGGCGTGAACTGGATGGATGTCGTCAGCCTGGCCGCCACGGAGCGGCCCAACGTGGATGCCCTGGGCTTTCCCCTCAAGGAAGGCGGGAACGCGACCGGCGCCCTGGTGGACGGCATTCGCATGGGCAAGTTCGCCCACGCCCCGCTGACCATCAGCGCCACCCTCCACGTGCTGGAGCAGAAGGGCCTCGCCAAGACCCTCTCCAACCCCACCCTCATGATCCTCGACGGGGAACGCAGCTTCATCCTCGACGGCGAGAAGTACTACTACCCCGAATTCAAGAGCCGCGACCAGAACGGCCAGGCCATCTTCGGCGCGGCCGAGATGAAGATCGGCGTGTACCTCCAGGTCAGCGTCCAGGTGGGCACGGACAACGACATGATCCTGACCCTCTATCCGCAGGTCACCACCATCGCCGGGTATACCACCATCAACGGCGCCAACGTGCCCAATGTCTTCACCTCGGAGGAACAGACCACCGTGAGGGCCACCAGTGGCGAGGTCCTGGTGCTGGGGGGCCTGACCCGCGAGAGAACGGGCAGCGACCGCAACGGCCTTCCGTTCCTCTCCCGCATCCCGCTGCTGGGCCGGCTCTTCTCCAGCAGCACGAAGGAATCCGTCAAGTCGGAACTGATGATCATCCTCACGCCGGAATTGGTGGAGGAGCCGGCGCCGAAGACCGACATGATCTTCACCGCCTCGGATGCCCATGGGGCGCCACCCGCGCCGGCGGGGGCCGGGGAGCCCCCGGCGGCCTCAACCGACGGACGCCAGCTACCGTAGGTACCCGTAGAGGTTCAGGTCCATCGCGACGGACCCGCCCCCGGACTCCAGCTCCGTCAGCTCTCCCCGGACCTCGGCGCCCCCGGGCACCACGAGACCCGGGGAGAAACGCTTGCTCAGGACCTTGGTGGCGAGGTGGGATTCCAGGTGCCCGGTGACCCCCCCGAGGTTGAAGGAGGCGGGGCCCTGCTTCAGGATGAGGCTCAGGAGGGCGGAACGGGCGGATCGGGCCCCGCCGCCGTGCAGGGTGAAGGAGGCCTCGGTGATCACCAGGGTCCTTCCCGGCGGGACGCGGTACGTCTCGCCTTCCCGGGGGCCGGAGAACACGCCGTTCTCGCACAGGGACCAGGACATCATCCGCGGGGAATGGCGCACGGCCCTGCCCTGGACGAGGACCACCGACGGTTCGGCGCCGAAGGCGTGGGCCGCCAGGAAAGCCGTGGCCGCCGCAATCCTCAAGACCTTCAAATCCATTGGCATCACCTCAGTGTTCAGGTGCCGGAATCCCCCCGAAGGTTCACGCGTTTCGAGCGCCAGACCGAAGGCGAAAGCCCCGTCTCCCGGCGGAACATCCGCGCGAAGTAGGCCTGGGAGCTGAACCCCAGGGCCCGGGCCACGGCGCCGATGGTCAGGCGGGAGTCCTCGAGCATCCGGCAGGCCCGGTCGAGGCGCAGGAGGAGCCGGTACCGCTGGGGCGCCAGGCCCGTCTGGGCCCGGAAGCTGCGCCGGAACCACGAGTAGCTCACCCCCAGTTCCGAGGCCGCCGCCTCCAGGTTGAGGCGGTCCCCGGCGGGATCGGCCAGGATGCGGCGGGCGTCGTTCACGAGCCGGCCCTGGCGGCCCTCGCCCACGCCCTGGCGCCCGGCGATCTCCAGCCTGGCCAGGAGGTCCCCCAGCGCTCCGGCCATGAGCAGCCCCGCCCCCGCCGGGGGGTTGCGGGCCAGTTCCCGCAGCTTGACGATGCCCCCCAGGAGGCCCTCGTCGAACCCCGCCCGCACCACCCGGGGCGGGGTTCCGAAAAGGTCAAGCCCCGCCCAGCGCTCCATCCAGGCGCCGCCGAAATCCACGTGGTGGAGGGTGCAGCCCCTCCGGGCGTCGGGGACCAGGTCGCAGCCCTCCCGGCTGTCCAGGAGCACCACCTCCCCCGCCTCCACCCGCAGCCGGTGCCGCCCCAGCAGCGCCTCTCCGCGCACCAGGTAGAGCAGCCGCCACCCCGAGGGCGGCGCCCCCATGCCGCCCTCCACGGAACCCACGGCCGTGGCGTAGAGGCCCCAGGCCTGTTCGAGGGGGGTGGGGGTGAAGGTGGTCAGTTCGGGCATGGGCCGGGTCCTGTGTCAGAAAGTGCAAACAGTCTGCCAGAAGTGCGGCTATGCGGGGTGTTGCCGGATCCCTATGCTCACCTTGTCCCCCCGGAGCGGCCATGCGCGATGTCCTGAAGCACCTCAAGCAGTACCTGCTTTGCGGGGTATCGCACGTCATTCCCTTCGTGGCCTGCGGCGGCATCCTCATCGCCTTCTCCATCGCGCTTGCCCCCATGCGGCCCGGCCTCGGGCCGGACTTCAGCCACGCCCCGGCGCTCAAGGTGCTCCTGGACATCGGCTCGGCGGCGTTCACCCTGGTGGTGCCCGTGCTCTCGGGCTACATCGCCTTCGGCATGACGGACCGCCCGGGCCTGGTCCCCGGATTCGTGGGCGGCTTCGTGGCCAACACCGTGGGCGCCGGGTTCCTGGGGGGCATCATTTCGGGGCTGCTGGCCGGGGGCGCCGTGATGCTCCTCAAGCGCATCCCCGTGAACCGCCTCCTGCGGCCCATCATGCCCATCCTGGTGATCCCGGTGCTTTCCTCGGTGGCGGTGGGCCTGCTGATGTACGGCCTCCTGGGCGCGCCCATCCGGGACCTCATGGGCGCCATGGGCCAGGCCCTGCGGGGCCTGGGAAGCGGGAACCAGGTGTTCCTGGGGCTGGTGCTGGGGGCCATGATCGCCTTCGACATGGGCGGACCCGTGAACAAGACGGCGTTCTTCTTCGGGGTGGCCATGATCAAGGAGGGCAACGTGGCCGTCATGGGCGCCTGCGCCGCGGCCATCTGCATCCCCCCCCTGGGCCTGGGCCTGGCCACGCTGCTGGCCCCCTCCCGCTGGAGCGCCCAGGAGCGGGAATCGGGCCTGGCCGCCCTGGCCATGGGCGCCATCGGCATCACCGAGGGCGCCATCCCCTTCGCGGCCGCCGACCCCCTGCGGGTCATCCCCGTCATCATGGGCGGCTCCGCCCTGGGGGCGGTCCTGGCCATGCTGGGCGGCGTGGGGGACCACGCCCCCCACGGGGGGCTCATCGTCATGCCCGTGGTGGACCACCGCCTGTGGTACCTGGCCGCGATCCTCGCGGGCACCCTCGCCGTGGCCGTCGCCATGAATATCGTCCGGGCCGGCGGGCCCAAGGAGGCCAAATGAAGATCATCGCCATCACCGCCTGCCCCACGGGCATCGCCCACACGTACATGGCCGCCGAATGCCTGGAACGGGCGGGTGCCCAGCTGGGGCACCAGGTCAAGGTGGAGACCCAGGGCGCCATGGGCGTGGAGAACCGCCTCACGGAAGACGATATCGCGGGCGCCGACGCCCTCATCCTCGCCGCGGACATCCCCGTGACCGGGCGCGAACGCTTCGACGGCGTCCCCCGGATCCTGGAGGTGCCGGTGCAGCAGGCCATCCGGAATCCGGCCGAGATCTTCGGCCGGCTCCCATGACCCGGGAAACAGTCTTCGCCTTCCCCCTCCCCGGAGGGCTCCACGCGCGGCCCGCGGCCGCGCTCCGGGACCGGGCCCTGGCCTTCGACGCCCGTTGCGTGTTCATCAACGACCGCACCGGAGCCCGGGCCCCCCTGGGCAATCTGCTGGGCCTGCTGGCCACCGACACCCGCCACCGGGACCCCTGCCGGATCCTGGCCGAGGGCCCCGGCGCGGAGTTGGCCCGGGCGGACCTGGCGGACTTCCTCCAGGGGGCCTTCCTGGCCTGCGACGCCCCCGGGGAGCCGCCCCGGGAATCGCCCCGGGCCGGCATCGCCCTCCGCCGCATCCTCGACGGGGCCGGCTGCGCCTTCCACCAGGGCCTCCCCGTGGCCCCCGGCGTGGGCACGGGCCCGGCGGTGCTGGACCGGCCCCCCAGGACGGCCATCCAGGGGGCGCCCTGCGCGGATCCGGCGGCGGCCTCCCGGGACCTGCACGGGGCCCTGGCCCGGGTGCTGGAGGCCCTGCGCGCCGGCGCGGCCCTGCCCGGCGACCCCGCCCGCGCCGCGGTGCTGGAGGCCCAGGCCGCCATGCTCCAGGACGCGGAATGGATCGCCGTCATGGAGGAGGGCCTGGCCCAGGGCGCCCCCGCTGCCGTGTACCGGGGCGCGCGGTGGGCCCGGGCCCGGCTCCTGGCCTCCGGCAGCCCCTACCTGCGGGAGCGGGCCCTGGACGTGCAGGACCTGGGGGACCGGCTCCTGGCCGAACTCGGCGCCGCCGCGCCCGGCGTCCTGGAACTGCCGGGCCCCTGCGTGGTGGTGGCCCACGACCTCACCCCCTCCCGGCTCCTGGCCCTGGACCGCCGCCTGGTGCGGGGCCTGGTGCTTGCCGAGGGCGCGGCCACCTCCCACACCGCCATCCTGGCGCGCAATTTCGGCATCCCCTGCGTGGCCGGCGCCGGGGGCCCCGCCCTGGCCCCGGGGCAGCGGGTCACCGTGGACGGCGACCGGGGCCTGGTGGTGCCGGATCCCCCCGCGGCCCTGGAGGCCTACTACGGGATCCAGGCGCGGGAACGCTCCCGGCTTCCGGCCCCGGGCGCCGGCCTCACCTCCGACGGGGTGCCCATCGGGCTCCAGGCCAACATCCTGGGCGCCGGAGAAGCCGGGCCCGCCTTCGCCTGCGGAGCGGAGGGCATCGGCCTCTTCCGTTCCGAGATGCTTTTCCTGGACCGGGATTCCGCCCCCGGGGAGGAGGAGCAGTACCAGGCCTACCGCCAGGTCCTGGAAGCCGCCGCGGGAAGGCCCGTGGTGCTCCGGCTCCTGGATGTGGGCGGCGACAAGCCCCTGCCCTACCTGCCCCTGCCCCCGGAGGCGAACCCGTACCTGGGGCGCCGCGGGGTGCGGTGGTACGCGCTGCACCCCGACCTGGTGCGGACCCAGCTGCGCGCCGCGGCCCGGGCCTCGGCCCACGGGGACCTGCGCCTCATGATCCCCATGGTGGCCGAGGCCGCGGAGATCCGCGCGGTGCGCGCCCTGATGGCCGAGGCGGCGGAGGCCCCCCTGCCCCTGGGCATCATGGTGGAGGTGCCCGCCGCAGCCCTGAACCTGGAGGCCCTGGCGCGGGAGGCGGACTTCCTTTGCGTGGGAACCAACGACCTGGTGCAGTACCTGTTCGCCGCGGACCGCGGGGACGCCCGGGTCGCCAGGGCTTCCCACGACTGGCACCCGGCGACCCTCCGGGTGCTGGCGCGCATCGTCGCCCAGGCCTCCGGGCGCCCCCTGAGCCTCTGCGGGGAGATGGCGGGCCGGCCCGGGCTGCTGCCCCTCCTGGTGGGCCTGGGCTTCCGGACCCTGAGCCTGGCACCGGCCCTCCTGCCGGAGGCGCGCCGGGCCCTGGCGCGCCTGGACTCGGCCCGGTGCCGGGACCTGGCGGAGCGGGCCCTGGCCTCGGAGGACGCCGACGCCGTGGAGGCCCTGCTGAGGGAAGGCGCCGGGCAGGGCCGGACCGCCGAGCTGGTCACCCTGGACCTCATCGAGCCCCGGGCCTCCTGCGCCAGCAAGGAGGAGGCCATCAAGCTCCTGGCCGAGCGCGTGGCGGCCCTCGGCCGGGCCCGGGACCCCCTGGCCCTGGAGGAGGCCGCCTGGGAGCGGGAACTCACCTACGCCACGGGCGTGGGCTTCGGTTTCGCCGTGCCCCATTGCAAATCCACCGCGGTGGAGATCCCCTCCCTGGCGGTGCTGCGCCTGGCCGAGCCCGTCCCGTGGGGCTCCCTGGACGGGCTTCCCGTGGACTGCCTCCTGTTCCTGGCCACCCCCGCCGGGGACGGCGGCCAGGAGCACCTGCGCATCTTCGCGCGCCTCGCCCGCAAGCTCATGGACCCCGCCTTCCGCGACGCCCTGCGCGCCGCCCCATCCTCCCAGGAAATCCTCACGCTCCTCGGCCACCAGGTCATCACCCCCATCTGACAGGACCCCCCATGCGCAGAACCCTCCTCGCCGCCTCCCTCACCACCTCCCTGGCCTCCCTCCTCGCCGCGGCGCCCGACCTCGAGAAGGACCGGACCCTCTTCGTGGCCAACTACTCCCACCTGGACACCCAGTGGCGGTGGGCCTATCCCCTGGTGGTCAAGGAGATGCTCCGCAACACCCTCTACGACAACTTCCGCATCATGGAAGAGCATCCGGAATACGTCTTCAACTGGTCCGGCGCCGGACGCTACCAGCTCATCAAGGAGTACTACCCGGCCGAGTACGCGCGCCTCAAGGCCTACGTGGCCAAGGGCCAGTGGTGGCCCTCCTCCAATGCCTGGGAGGAATCGGACGTGAACGTCCCCGCCTCCGAATCCGTCATCCGCCAGCTCCTGGTGGGCCATTCCTTCTTCAAGCGCGAATTCGGCACCGAAAGCTCGGACTTCATGCTTCCGGACTGCTTCGGGTTCCCGGCCTCCCTGCCCTCCATCCTGGCCCACTGCGGCCTCAAGGGCTTCTCGACCCAGAAGCTCACCTGGCATTCCGCCAACGGCATCCCCTTCAACGTGGGCCGGTGGGAGGGGCCCGACGGGAATTCCGTGGTGGCCGCGCTGAACGCCGGCACCTATGACGCGCACCTCACCGCGCCCCTGGACGGGGAGGCCTGGGTGAAGCGTCTGGACGCCAACGGCGCCGCCTCGGGCCTGAAGGTGGACTACCTCTACAACGGCAACGGGGACGAGGGCGGGTCCCCCTTCCCGGATTCCCTGGCCACCCTCTGGGCGGGCCTCAGGGCCAAGGGCCCCGTGAAGGTCCTGGCGGGCCGCGCGGACCTGATGTTCGACGCCATCACCCCGGCCCAGAAGGCCAAGCTCCCCGGCTACCGCGGGGACCTCCTCCTAATCGAGCACTCCGCGGGCTCCCTCACCTCCCAGGCCTTCATGAAGCACCTGAACCGGCGCAACGAGCTGCTCGCGGACGCCGCGGAAAAGGCCTCCACCGCGGCCCACCTCCTGGGCGCGGCGCCGTACCCCGCCGCCACCCTGGAAAAGGCCTGGGGCCTCATGCTGCGCAACGAATTCCACGACATCCTGCCCGGCACCTGCCTGCCCCGGAGCTACGAGTACGCCTGGAACGACGAGCTCCTGGCGGCCAAGGCCTTCCAGGGGAGCCTGGAGGACGGCGTCGCCGCCGTCACCCGCGGCCTGGACACGCGGGTGGCGGGAACCCCGGTGGTGGTCTTCAATCCCCTGGGCATCGCCCGGGAGGACGTGGTGGACGCCCTGGTGCCCGAGGCCCTGGCCAAGGCCGGAAGCCTGGTGGCCACGGACGGCGCCGGGCGCAGGCTGCCCACCCAGCTCACGGTGGGACCCGACGGCAGGGCCCACGTGATCTTCCGGGCCCAGGTGCCCTCCGTGGGCTTCGCGGTCTTCGGCCTCCAGGCCGGGCCGGCCCCCGCGGGCAGGGAACTCTCCGTTTCGGCCCGGGTCCTTGAGAACGCCCGGTACCGCGTGACCCTGCTGGACTCGGGGGACCTGGGTGGCATCTACGACAAGGCCGCGCGGCGCGAACTTCTTTCGGGTCCCGGGCGCCTGGCCTTCCAGCACGAGAAGCCCTCGCGGTGGCCGGCCTGGAACATGGACTGGACCGACCGCCAGAAGCCGGCCCGGGCCTTCGTGTCGGGCCCCGCGCGCATCGAGATCGTCGAGGACGGCCCGGTGAGGGTGTCCCTCCGGGTGGAGCGGGAATCCGAGGGCTCGCGCTTCCAGCAGACCTACAGCCTCACCCAGGGCGGGGACCGGGTGGAGGTGGCCAACCTCGTGGACTGGAAGTCCTCGGAGAGCTCCCTCAAGGCGGACCTGCCCCTGGCGGTCTCCAATCCCCAGGCCACGTACAACTGGGACCTGGGCACCGTCTCCCGGGGCAACAACGAGCCCCGGAAGTTCGAGGTGCCCACCCACGGATGGATGGATCTCACGGACACCAAGGGCGACTACGGCGTCACCGTACTCACCGGCGCCAAGTACGGCAGCGACAAGCCCGATGACCACACCCTGCGCCTCACCCTGCTGTACACTCCGGGAGTCGGCAAGGACTACCGGGAGCAGCGGTGGCAGGACTGGGGCCGCCACGTCTTCACCTACGGCATCGCCGGCCACAGGGGGGACTGGCGCAAGGCCGGCAGCCCCTGGCTGGCCCAGCGCCAGGACCGGCCCCTGGAGGCCTTCCAGGCCGAGGCCCACGCCGGGCCCCTGGGCCGGACCTTCAGCCTCCTCCAGGTTTCCGGGGCCCAGGTGGCCATCCAGGCCGTGAAGCGCGCCGAAGACGGGGAGGGCATCGTCGTGCGCCTCCAGGAGCTGGACGGCGCCGCCGCGAAGGTGGCCCTGAAGGCCGCCGGCCCCGTGCGCGGGGCCCGGGAGCTGGACGGCCTGGAGCGCCCCCTGGGGGCGGTCGCCGTGAAGGATGGCGGCCTCCAGCTGGCCTTCGGCCCCTACCAGCTGCGCACCCTGGGTCTGCGCCTGGAGGCCCCGGCGGCCCTGGCCGCCCCCGCCTCCACGCCCCTGGACCTGCCCTTCAACCTGCAGGCCTTCACCGACGACGGCCACCGCGACGACGGCGCCATGGACGGCGCCTTCACGGGCTACCCCGCCGAGATGATCGAGGACACCGTCCAGGCCGCGGGCGTCACCTTCCGCATGGGTCCCCGCGCCCCCCGCAGCCTCAACGCCGTGGCCAGCGACGGCCAGGTGCTCGCCCTGCCCGCGGGCACGCGCCGGGTGCACCTCCTGGTGGCCGCCTCCGGGACCGGGGCCCGCGCCGTGTTCACCGCGGGCCCCGCCGCCACCACCGTCCAGGTGCCGGCCTGGACGGGCTACCTGGGCTCCTGGGACAACCGGGTCTTCGACGGCGAGGTTTCCGAAAAGACCTACAGCGTGGACAACCCCCTGCTGCGGGTGGACCCCGCCTTCCTGGCCCCGGGCCGGCCCGCCTGGTGGGCCTCGCACCTCCACGCCAAGGGGGAGGACCGGGTGTACGAGTACAGCTACATGTTCGCCACCGCGGTGGAGATCCCCGAGGGCGTCACGACCCTGACCCTGCCCCGGGACCGGAACGTGAAGGTCTTCGCCGCCACCGCCGCCTCCGTGGACAACACCGGCGCCGCGCCCCTGCGCCCCTTCTTCCCCGAGCTCCTGCGGGACGCCGCCTTCCGGGCGAGGTTCTCCAGGCCCTGAGGACGCTATACTCCAGGCCACGGGAGAACGCATGATCCGCAGATGTTCGGACCTTTCCATGGAGCCCCGGCTCGCCATCCGCGGCGGGTCGGGGCCGGCCCTGAGCGGCGACTATTTCGGCATGGGCGCCATGGACGGCGTCCTGAGCGCGGGCCGCACGGTGCTGGAGCCCGGCTCCAGCATCGGCGAGCACCCCCACCCCAACACCGACGAGCTCTACCTGATCCTGGAGGGCCGGGGCACCGGGATCCTGGACGGGGAGCGGTTCCCCGTGGGCCCGGGGGACCTCTTCATCCTGAAGGCGGGGCACTCCCACGGCCTGGTGAACGATTCGGACGCACCCCTGGCCTTCTTCGGGCTGCTCACCCGGCAAACGCCCCCGGCCCCCTTGTCCAAATAAATAGTTAATACATAATTCAGGGCATGCCCCCGGCGGGGCGCCCCCGGGCAACGCTCCGCCCGAATCCCCCTCGCCCCGCCAGGGAGTCCCCGTGGCCTCGTCCGCCCGTTGAGCATGCGGCCCTCCATCCGCCTTTTCCCGCTCCTTATGGCCCTGGCCCCCGGGCTCCACGCCCAGGACCGCCTGGAGCTCCTGAACCGCTCGGGCCGGCCCTGGACGCTCGCCCTGGCCGAGGGGGCCAAGCCCGGCCGGGGATCCCTGACCCTCGTGGACAAGTTCACGGGACGGGTCCGGGCCCAGCTCGCGAAGACCGGGGAGCAGGTGGTGCTGCCCCCCCAGGGCCGTTTCCTCCTGGTTTTCAACCGGGTTGGGGGCTACCTCTACCAGGATTTCCTGCTCCGGGACAGCTTCGGCTTCTACGGCGAATATGTGGCCTGCGTGGAATTCCTATCCAGCCCGGGCATCTCGGTCCAGCTTGTGGACCAGCACGTGGGCCCCCCCATGGACCAAGCGGATGATGGTGCGATCAAACAATACGTCCTGGACGCCATCGCAATTGGAAGTGGAAACATCATTATCCATCCCAATTCACTGAAAGAAATCGGCAGTTCCAGCCACGGATCCCTCCATTTACCCCCGTTCGCTCCTTTGGTGTTACCAACAAACTGATTTATCGACCTATTGACAACATCAATAAAGTCTCCAAACTTGATCTGTGGATTGAGTCACAACTTCAATCACGACAAAGAATAATTAATCCCAATTCCATCGGAGTCCCCCGTGAACAGGTTTGTTCTGGCCATCCTTCTCTGCCCCAGCCTCACCCTGGCGGCCCAATCCCCCGCCCGGCCCGCCCCCCAGCCGGGCTCGGACCCCATCCTCGTGGGCGACTACCGGCCCACCCCCGTGGACCAGCCCCAGGTGCGGGAGGCCAAGGATTTCCTCCAGCAGAAGCTCCCCGGCATGACCCTCCTGGACGTGACCCGCGCCTACACCCAGGTGGTGGCCGGCCTCAACGTCAAGCTCCAGGCCAAGGTCCTGGACGAGGAAGGGACCATGGACTGGGAGTTCGTCGCCTTCCAGGGCCTCGACGGCACCTGGCACCTGACTTCGGCGAACCGGATCTAGGTCGCGTTCATCGTACATGTCCCGGCCCATCGTCAGGGATTCGCTGACGCAGGCAAGCTGCGTCAGCGCAAAGCTCAGGCCACGGGGTTGAGCGGGAGTGTTGGCACGCTCCGGCTTCGATCGGAGTTGCGGGCATCTGGAGCAGGGGGCTCCCCGGAGGGGCCTAGGTCCGGGGGGCCCGCTTCAAGTTTCAGGGAGTGGGGAACGGGTCGCGCCGACGTTGATCACTTCATGTGAAGCCGCTTGGAAACCAGCGTCGGCGCGGAACCAGGGCCAACCCGGAACACTTGGAGCGGGTCGCCGGGGCATAGGCCCATCCGGGGGGCCCGGGCGCCGCAGCTTGGACGGGTTGTCCGTCGAAGCCGGAGTGTGGCAACACTCCCGCTCAACCCCGTGGCGTGAGCTTTGCGCTGACGCAGCTTGCCTGCGTCAGCGAATCCCTGACGCGGGTCTGGGACACGGGCGAATCAGTCCCGAACAGGGCCGGGACACGGGCGAATCAGTCCCGAACAGGGCCGGGACGCGGGCGGATCAGTCCCGCTCCAGGAGCAGGGCCCCTCCCTGGCCGCCTCCGATGCAGAGGCTGGCCATGCCCCTGCGGGCGCCGGTGCGGCGGAGGACGTGGAGGAGGTGGAGGACGATGCGGGCGCCGCTGCAGCCCACGGGATGGCCCAGGGCGATGCCGCCGCCGTCCACGTTCAGGCGCTCCGGGTCGATGGGGGCGAAGGGGGGGGTGCCCAGTTCTTCGCGGCAGTAGGGTTCGTCCGCCCAGGCTTCCTGGCAGGCCAGCACCTGGGCGGCGAAGGCCTCGTTGATCTCCCAGAAATCCACATCCCCGGTGCCCAGGCCCCGGCGCCGGAGGAGGGGGGCCATGGCGTGCACGGGACCCAGGCCCATCTGGCTGGGTTCCAGAGCGGCCCAGTGGCCGTCCACGATGCGCCCCAGGCTGGTGAGGCCGTGGCGGCGCATGGCCGGTTCGCTGGCCAGCAGGAGGCAGGCGGCGCCATCGGAGATCTGGGCGCTGTTGCCGGCGGTGACCCGGCCGTGGGGGGCCTGGAAGGCGGGCTTGAGACGGGCGAGACCCGCCGGGTCCGCATCCCGCCGCAGGCCCTCGTCCCGGTCCCGGAGGATCCCGTCGTCGCCGGCCAGGGGGGCCAGTTCCTCCAGGCGGCCCCCGTCCTGGGCCCGGGCCAGGCGGCGGTGGCTTTCCAGGGCGAAGGCGTCCATGCGCTCCCGGGTGAGGCCGAAGCGGGTGGCCAGGAGTTCCGCCGTCTGCCCCATGCTCAGACCGCTGAGGGGATCCGTGAGGAGCAGGGCCAGGCCGGAAACGGGCCTGAAGTGGGCCGGCCGCAGCCGGGCCGCCACCTTCGCCTTGGCCCAGGGGCCGCGGGCCCGGGCCAGGTCCGCCAGGATCCGCACCATCCCGTCCCCCACCAGCACCGGGGACCGGCTCATGGCTTCCGTGCCCCCCGCCAGGACCAGGTCCGCCCGGCCGCAGGCGATGTCCAGGGCGGCGGCATCGATGGCCTGCATGCCCGAACCGCAGTTCCGTTGCACGGTCCAGGCCGGCACCGCCTTCCCGCACCCCAGGCGCAGGGCCACCAGGCGGGCGATGTTGGCCTCGTGGGCGCCGGGCAGGATGCACCCCAGGATGACCTCGTCCAGGTCCCCGGGCCCGAAGGTCTGGCGGGCCAGGAGGGCCTTGCCCGCCGCCACCGCCAGATCCGAGGCCCCGAAGGGGCCGGGGATCCCCCGGGCCTTCAGGAAGGGGGTGCGGGCCCCGTCCACGATGTGCACGGGTCTCCCCGGGGGGTAGGCGCCCATGGTCACGCCTTGGGCTGGCCGATCCGGGTGAAGTCGTCCACCCGGATGGCTTCCCGTCGTGCGTCCAGGGCCCGGCGGAGGGTCTGCCCCTCGGGGCCCGTGAGGATGCCGGCCTGGACGCCATCCGCCACCATGCGGTCCTCGGGCCCCGCGGCCAGGGCGCCCCGGGCCACCGCGGCCCAGAGCTTCTTCTCCACCGGTTCGGCGGCGATGACCTTGCGCAGGGCGTCCTCCAGACGGCCCACCGGCTCCCGGGGATCCATGGGCACGAAGGCGCCGGAGGTGAGGCGGTCCCGCACGGCCGAGGGCTCCAGCAGGATTTCCGCCAGGCGGTGGCCCAGGTGATCGCTGGGCCCCTTGCAGTGGCGGCCGGTGGGGAAGGTGAAGGCGCGGAGCATCCAGGCCGCTGGCCGGTTGGGCAGGTTCCGGAACACGCCGTCGAAGGCCTCCTCGATCTTCTGGAAGCCGTCCTCGCAGGCCCAGCGCAGGAGGGGCCATTCCCCCTCCGGCCGCCCCCGGTCCTCGAACTGCTTGAGACAGGCCGAGATCAGGTACAGGTTGCTGAGGATAT is a genomic window containing:
- a CDS encoding cupin domain-containing protein, whose translation is MIRRCSDLSMEPRLAIRGGSGPALSGDYFGMGAMDGVLSAGRTVLEPGSSIGEHPHPNTDELYLILEGRGTGILDGERFPVGPGDLFILKAGHSHGLVNDSDAPLAFFGLLTRQTPPAPLSK
- a CDS encoding acetyl-CoA C-acetyltransferase; amino-acid sequence: MGAYPPGRPVHIVDGARTPFLKARGIPGPFGASDLAVAAGKALLARQTFGPGDLDEVILGCILPGAHEANIARLVALRLGCGKAVPAWTVQRNCGSGMQAIDAAALDIACGRADLVLAGGTEAMSRSPVLVGDGMVRILADLARARGPWAKAKVAARLRPAHFRPVSGLALLLTDPLSGLSMGQTAELLATRFGLTRERMDAFALESHRRLARAQDGGRLEELAPLAGDDGILRDRDEGLRRDADPAGLARLKPAFQAPHGRVTAGNSAQISDGAACLLLASEPAMRRHGLTSLGRIVDGHWAALEPSQMGLGPVHAMAPLLRRRGLGTGDVDFWEINEAFAAQVLACQEAWADEPYCREELGTPPFAPIDPERLNVDGGGIALGHPVGCSGARIVLHLLHVLRRTGARRGMASLCIGGGQGGALLLERD
- a CDS encoding glycoside hydrolase family 38 N-terminal domain-containing protein, which translates into the protein MRRTLLAASLTTSLASLLAAAPDLEKDRTLFVANYSHLDTQWRWAYPLVVKEMLRNTLYDNFRIMEEHPEYVFNWSGAGRYQLIKEYYPAEYARLKAYVAKGQWWPSSNAWEESDVNVPASESVIRQLLVGHSFFKREFGTESSDFMLPDCFGFPASLPSILAHCGLKGFSTQKLTWHSANGIPFNVGRWEGPDGNSVVAALNAGTYDAHLTAPLDGEAWVKRLDANGAASGLKVDYLYNGNGDEGGSPFPDSLATLWAGLRAKGPVKVLAGRADLMFDAITPAQKAKLPGYRGDLLLIEHSAGSLTSQAFMKHLNRRNELLADAAEKASTAAHLLGAAPYPAATLEKAWGLMLRNEFHDILPGTCLPRSYEYAWNDELLAAKAFQGSLEDGVAAVTRGLDTRVAGTPVVVFNPLGIAREDVVDALVPEALAKAGSLVATDGAGRRLPTQLTVGPDGRAHVIFRAQVPSVGFAVFGLQAGPAPAGRELSVSARVLENARYRVTLLDSGDLGGIYDKAARRELLSGPGRLAFQHEKPSRWPAWNMDWTDRQKPARAFVSGPARIEIVEDGPVRVSLRVERESEGSRFQQTYSLTQGGDRVEVANLVDWKSSESSLKADLPLAVSNPQATYNWDLGTVSRGNNEPRKFEVPTHGWMDLTDTKGDYGVTVLTGAKYGSDKPDDHTLRLTLLYTPGVGKDYREQRWQDWGRHVFTYGIAGHRGDWRKAGSPWLAQRQDRPLEAFQAEAHAGPLGRTFSLLQVSGAQVAIQAVKRAEDGEGIVVRLQELDGAAAKVALKAAGPVRGARELDGLERPLGAVAVKDGGLQLAFGPYQLRTLGLRLEAPAALAAPASTPLDLPFNLQAFTDDGHRDDGAMDGAFTGYPAEMIEDTVQAAGVTFRMGPRAPRSLNAVASDGQVLALPAGTRRVHLLVAASGTGARAVFTAGPAATTVQVPAWTGYLGSWDNRVFDGEVSEKTYSVDNPLLRVDPAFLAPGRPAWWASHLHAKGEDRVYEYSYMFATAVEIPEGVTTLTLPRDRNVKVFAATAASVDNTGAAPLRPFFPELLRDAAFRARFSRP